Proteins encoded by one window of Musa acuminata AAA Group cultivar baxijiao chromosome BXJ2-9, Cavendish_Baxijiao_AAA, whole genome shotgun sequence:
- the LOC135624014 gene encoding cocosin 1-like produces the protein MDHHLRADYFNPRAGRITTLNSQKLPILRFVQMSAVRGLLRPNAIRSPHWNVNAHSIVYALRGCSRVQVVGHRGQTVFVGELRQGQLLVVPQYFAMMFQAQRESFEWVSIKTNDNAMVNHLVGKTSAFRGMPVEVLMNSYCISREEAMRLKFNRGNELALFTTKIEREAIRTSA, from the exons ATGGATCACCACTTGCGTGCTGACTACTTCAATCCGCGCGCTGGAAGGATCACCACCCTCAACAGCCAGAAGCTCCCCATTCTAAGATTCGTCCAAATGAGTGCTGTAAGGGGACTCCTCCGCCCG AATGCCATCAGATCACCGCACTGGAATGTCAACGCTCACAGCATCGTGTACGCCTTGAGGGGATGCAGTCGGGTGCAAGTGGTGGGACATCGTGGTCAGACCGTATTCGTTGGAGAGCTCCGTCAGGGTCAACTACTAGTCGTTCCACAGTACTTTGCTATGATGTTCCAAGCGCAACGCGAGAGCTTCGAATGGGTCTCCATCAAGACCAACGACAATGCCATGGTCAACCATTTGGTGGGGAAGACATCGGCTTTCCGTGGCATGCCGGTGGAGGTGCTGATGAACTCGTATTGCATCTCTAGAGAGGAGGCCATGCGGCTAAAGTTTAACCGTGGAAATGAATTGGCCCTCTTCACTACTAAGATCGAGAGGGAAGCGATCAGAACTTCGGCGTAA
- the LOC135622874 gene encoding NAC domain-containing protein 21/22-like isoform X1, translated as MIHPLSLQPPIYAMLLLPFKVDLANLFIQHLSPPLALIHPIPSLLPFCGLAALMNATMSMLSMVEAKLPPGFRFHPRDDELVCDYLAAKAAGGSTESGSMMMVDVDLNKCEPWDLPAAACVGSNEWYLFSLRDLKYATGQRTNRATMSGYWKATGKDKPVTRKGLLVGMRKTLVFYQGRAPKGKKTKWVMHEFRMEGSDGAPKLPFKTGPYVESSATTEGSPPCQAWRQAMKTRVHSPSQL; from the exons ATGATTCATCCCCTCTCCCTGCAACCTCCAATCTATGCCATGCTATTGCTCCCCTTTAAAGTTGACTTGGCGAACCTATTCATACAACACCTAAGCCCCCCCCTAGCCTTAATACATCCCATCCCATCATTGCTTCCATTCTGTGGCTTGGCGGCTCTCATGAACGCCACCATGAGCATGTTGAGCATGGTGGAGGCGAAGCTGCCTCCAGGTTTCAGGTTCCACCCGAGGGACGACGAGCTCGTCTGCGACTACCTCGCCGCGAAGGCCGCCGGAGGCAGCACCGAGAGCGGTTCCATGATGATGGTGGATGTTGATCTCAACAAGTGTGAGCCATGGGATCTCCCTG CTGCCGCATGTGTTGGGAGCAACGAGTGGTACCTCTTCAGCCTTCGAGATCTGAAGTACGCGACCGGGCAGCGGACCAACCGGGCGACCATGTCAGGCTACTGGAAGGCCACAGGGAAGGATAAACCAGTGACCCGAAAAGGATTGCTGGTTGGGATGAGGAAGACTTTGGTGTTCTATCAAGGAAGAGCTCCCAAGGGGAAGAAGACAAAGTGGGTCATGCATGAATTCCGCATGGAAGGATCTGATGGTGCTCCAAAGTTGCCTTTCAAG ACTGGGCCCTATGTAGAGTCTTCTGCAACAACAGAAGGATCTCCACCATGCCAAGCATGGAGGCAAGCCATGAAAACTCGGGTTCACAGTCCCTCTCAGCTCTAA
- the LOC135622874 gene encoding NAC domain-containing protein 21/22-like isoform X2 has product MIHPLSLQPPIYAMLLLPFKVDLANLFIQHLSPPLALIHPIPSLLPFCGLAALMNATMSMLSMVEAKLPPGFRFHPRDDELVCDYLAAKAAGGSTESGSMMMVDVDLNKCEPWDLPAAACVGSNEWYLFSLRDLKYATGQRTNRATMSGYWKATGKDKPVTRKGLLVGMRKTLVFYQGRAPKGKKTKWVMHEFRMEGSDGAPKLPFKSHEQV; this is encoded by the exons ATGATTCATCCCCTCTCCCTGCAACCTCCAATCTATGCCATGCTATTGCTCCCCTTTAAAGTTGACTTGGCGAACCTATTCATACAACACCTAAGCCCCCCCCTAGCCTTAATACATCCCATCCCATCATTGCTTCCATTCTGTGGCTTGGCGGCTCTCATGAACGCCACCATGAGCATGTTGAGCATGGTGGAGGCGAAGCTGCCTCCAGGTTTCAGGTTCCACCCGAGGGACGACGAGCTCGTCTGCGACTACCTCGCCGCGAAGGCCGCCGGAGGCAGCACCGAGAGCGGTTCCATGATGATGGTGGATGTTGATCTCAACAAGTGTGAGCCATGGGATCTCCCTG CTGCCGCATGTGTTGGGAGCAACGAGTGGTACCTCTTCAGCCTTCGAGATCTGAAGTACGCGACCGGGCAGCGGACCAACCGGGCGACCATGTCAGGCTACTGGAAGGCCACAGGGAAGGATAAACCAGTGACCCGAAAAGGATTGCTGGTTGGGATGAGGAAGACTTTGGTGTTCTATCAAGGAAGAGCTCCCAAGGGGAAGAAGACAAAGTGGGTCATGCATGAATTCCGCATGGAAGGATCTGATGGTGCTCCAAAGTTGCCTTTCAAG AGCCACGAGCAGGTTTAA